In Caviibacter abscessus, the genomic window TACTACACCTAAATCATGTGAAATAAAAATATAACTTAGCCCAAACTGTTTTTGTATATCTTTCATATAATTTAATACTTGAGCTTGAACTGATAAATCTAGTGCAGATACCGGTTCATCAGCTATTATTAATTTAGGTTTTGTTGCAACTGATCTTGCAACACCTATTCTTTGTCTTTGTCCACCTGAAAATTCATGAGGATACTTATAAATATTTTCCTCTGTCATTCCAACTATTGAAAGTAATTCTATTACTCTTTTTCTTTCTTCTTCAACAGTTAAATTTTCAAAATTTCTAAGTGGTTCAGCTATTATATCTAAAACTCTTTTTCTAGGGTTTAATGATGAAGCTGAATCTTGAAATATCATTTGTATTTCTTTTCTATATTCTGATCTTCTTTTAATATTATTTAAATCAATTTTTTTACCTTCGTATATAATTGCACCTGAAGTTATTTTTTCAAGACCTATAATAGCTTTTCCTATTGTTGACTTTCCTGAACCTGATTCTCCAACTAAACCATAAGTTTT contains:
- a CDS encoding ATP-binding cassette domain-containing protein, with the translated sequence MAFLEINNLKVHYPIRGGFFNTIIDHVYAVDGIDMKIETGKTYGLVGESGSGKSTIGKAIIGLEKITSGAIIYEGKKIDLNNIKRRSEYRKEIQMIFQDSASSLNPRKRVLDIIAEPLRNFENLTVEEERKRVIELLSIVGMTEENIYKYPHEFSGGQRQRIGVARSVATKPKLIIADEPVSALDLSVQAQVLNYMKDIQKQFGLSYIFISHDLGVV